One part of the Rutidosis leptorrhynchoides isolate AG116_Rl617_1_P2 chromosome 1, CSIRO_AGI_Rlap_v1, whole genome shotgun sequence genome encodes these proteins:
- the LOC139881905 gene encoding uncharacterized protein isoform X1: MPCLNLSTNVNLDGVDTSSILSEATSTVAKLIEKLEAYVMIVLKGSVPIAFGGTEQPAAYGEIVSIGGLNADVNKKLSAAVAKILETKLSVPKSRFFLKFYDAKAYQIQENAQCLHALHQS, encoded by the exons atgcctTGCTTGAATCTGTCAACGAACGTCAACTTGGATGGAGTTGACACGTCATCCATACTTTCTGAAGCCACCTCCACCGTCGCCAAACTCATCGAAAAACTAGAAGCG TATGTGATGATCGTGTTGAAGGGTTCTGTACCCATTGCCTTTGGAGGCACCGAACAGCCTGCAGCCTATGGCGAGATAGTGTCAATCGGTGGGCTTAATGCTGATGTTAACAAAAAACTGAGTGCTGCAGTTGCCAAAATTCTCGAGACGAAGCTATCTGTTCCCAAGTCACGATTCTTTCTCAAATTTTATGATGCGAAG GCCTATCAAATTCAAGAAAATGCACAGTGTCTGCATGCTTTGCACCAGTCTTAG
- the LOC139881905 gene encoding uncharacterized protein isoform X2, with the protein MPCLNLSTNVNLDGVDTSSILSEATSTVAKLIEKLEAYVMIVLKGSVPIAFGGTEQPAAYGEIVSIGGLNADVNKKLSAAVAKILETKLSVPKSRFFLKFYDAKGSYFGWNGSTF; encoded by the exons atgcctTGCTTGAATCTGTCAACGAACGTCAACTTGGATGGAGTTGACACGTCATCCATACTTTCTGAAGCCACCTCCACCGTCGCCAAACTCATCGAAAAACTAGAAGCG TATGTGATGATCGTGTTGAAGGGTTCTGTACCCATTGCCTTTGGAGGCACCGAACAGCCTGCAGCCTATGGCGAGATAGTGTCAATCGGTGGGCTTAATGCTGATGTTAACAAAAAACTGAGTGCTGCAGTTGCCAAAATTCTCGAGACGAAGCTATCTGTTCCCAAGTCACGATTCTTTCTCAAATTTTATGATGCGAAG GGTTCTTACTTTGGATGGAATGGCTCCACCTTCTAA